One Lepus europaeus isolate LE1 chromosome 17, mLepTim1.pri, whole genome shotgun sequence genomic window, AGCAGATATATAATGTATGTCAGAGACTTTCCTGACAATATTGCATtaggacttccttttttttttttaatagccgaTGGCTAACTCCAAACACTCTTTTGTTATCTTGGCCAGAAGGGCATTTTGATTATAGAAGTTTCAATTTAGAAACATGTAATGATTGAATCACTGCAGTATAAGTCTTGTAGGCTGAGTACTGAACCTTTACTCACCTGCTTACAGCCATGATATCTTTACAGGTGTTACGAAGCGGAGATTGAGGAGATAGACGAAGAAAATGGCACCGCTGCAATCACCTTTGCTGGCTATGGCAATGCTGAAGTAACACCACTATTGAACCTCAAGCCtgtggaggaagggaggaaggcaaAGGAGGACAGTGGCAACAAACCCATGTCAAAGTAAGTGGCTTTGACTTCAGCGTTTTAGATGTACCCTTCCCCATTTGTGTATTTGAGGGAATCTGCAGAGGGAAATCTACAGGTTTGATTGTGATGTGAGAGGTTAGTGATAAACAGTCAACACTGTTTATACCTAGAGAAAGTGAATTGGGGTCATTGGGGTTCCCACTTAGAAGTTTAGCTTGGGCATGGTGCTGCCTGTTATCTAGAGGCAAAAACAAGTAAAGAATTGCTTTAATAATATATAGAAGTTCTCAGCAGACCTTAACAGATAGGTGTAGTTTGGGCACAAAGAAATGCCAAAACTACAGCTGTTTAACATCTGTtacttcatctttaaaataaggaCAATAATTGAATTATTGGACTGTAGTGATTAAGCCATTAGTAAGACTTGACAAAGTCCTGGACATGTGATAGGTTGGTaaatgtttccttctttttttaaaaaaaagagaatgtggaGGAACATAGAGGTAACAGATTCCTGTggtaagaagctggaactggaaggtgGATATTTGACAAATTTAGAGAAACTGAGGACAGACTGTAAATGCTTATAAGCCactgataacatttttaataaagggTATATGATGTATTCAGATTTGAGCTTTAGAATTACTACTGGCAGTTGCTATAATCCAGATGTAAGGTGATGATGGGCTAAACACTGCAGTGGGGATGGAGAAGTATACAGATTTGAAAGGAACTTAAGCAGCAATAGTGACAGTATTTTGGTTGTGtatttgccacattttgttgTTATGGGTTTGTTGAGAGCTTCTAAAACCTAAGTTGCTATATAACTATATTtcactttaagaaaataataccATTTATTAAAATAACATAACCAACTCTGGTTTATAAAACCGTGTAGTCTGTTTTAGGTCTTTTGACTGACTTCTGTGTAAAAAGCTATACTTCACTTCATGATGTTTCTCCATATATTTTCTCCAGGTGCTCTATATTACACATGTTAACTTACGTGTATTGGAAGCTGATAAAGGTGTAGATAACCATTCATGTTGAAACTCTTAATACACAACTGGCAGAAGCTATATaaaaaccgggttctagtcccgatcggggcaccgatcctgtcccggttgcccctcttccaggccagcgagtgcagtggaggatggcccaagtgcttgggccctgcaccccatgggagaccaggagaagcacctggctcctgccttgggaacagcgcggtgcgccggctgcagcgcgcctaccgcggcggccattggagggtgaaccaacggaaaaaaggaagacctttctctctatctctctctgtcactgtccactctgtcaaaaaaaaaaaaaaaaatcaaataaaaagtcaTAGTTGAaatattttggctggcgccatggctcactaggctaatcctctacctgtggtgccggcaccctggattctagtcccggttggggtgctggttctgtcctggttgctcctcttccaggccagctctctgctgtggcccaggaaggcagtagaggatggcccaggtctttgggccctgcacccgcatgggaggccaggaggaagctcctggcttcggatcggcgcagcacgccagctgcaacgCACCCGCCaaagccacttggggggtgaaccaatggaaaaaggaagacctttctctctctcactaactctgcctgtcaaaaaaaaaaaaaaaaaaagtattttgtcaTGGATAATTAGTTACATTTGAAAGTTTCCAAAGATGCCACGTAAGAAGGGGAAAAAGCCTTTCTTAGTGCTGAATGGTTGGCAGTGATGAAAATAAGTTAGTGCCTTCATTCGGAAAGAAGCTGGTATtggatttgtgtgtgtttgtatgttgcTGATACCTACAAGGAAACCATCTTTTAAGTCTTAAGGTTTAGCAtgtagctctttctttttttccactcaGAAAAGAAATGATTGCCCAGCAGCGtgaatataaaaagaagaaagctttGAAAAAAGCACAGAGAATAAAAGAGCTTGAACAGGAAAGAGAGGACCAGAAGGTGAAATGGCAACAATTCAACAACAGAGCCTATTCGAAAAACAAAAAAGGCCAGGTTGGTAAATCTTTCATCATACTTTGTATATTTGGAAAGTACAGTTTTCTTTGaaggtaaaattaaaatgaaaatgtagattTTAGAAGGACATGATTAACCGGATCTTGAATTCAGAATCATTGTCAGTCCTCAATTTGGCTTATTGAAAAATTTCTTAGCCACTGCCTACaattaaaaaattaggaataATGATAGAATCTGTGTGAGGATTACAGTGTAGAGACTGTGAGACTCTGCTCTGTTAGCGTGCTTTTACACCAGGCATCATGGGCAGCTTCTGTTGAAAAAAGCATTTACGTTTCCTTGATACACTTTGCTTTCTAAGGGTGTGTTCGGTGGAAACTAACCCTAACATTCATATAGGAAGTTCAGAGCGAGCAAGAATAAACCTGGCTTTCACTCTTGCATTTCATTACTGTCAAGAGAACCCTTCCAGTAGTAGACACTGCTTCTGAAAAGTAGGATGTGCTTTTCATAAGGTGTTTATTTGGAGGTGAAAGCCAAAGGATTTCACAATTTAAACAAACATTACAGCAGACCCTACAGTAAATTTCAGTTCAGCCAGTTTCAACTCTGCAGACCCTACAGTAAATTTCAGTTCAGCCAGTTTCAACTCTGCTAAGATGGATTGCTCAGAGCTGAAATAATGATTTGAATCTATAaaactagaatttttttaaaaaaaattttatttcatggggctggtgctgtggcatagcgagtaaagccactgcctgcagagctggcattccatacgggcaccggtttgagtcccggctgctccacttctgatccaactcactgctatcacctgggaaagcagtagaagatggcctaactccgtgggcccctgcacctgcatgggagacctggaagaagctcctggctccaggcttcagattggtgcggcttcagctgttgtggccatctggagagtgaaccagtagatggaagattctccctctctctctgcctctgcctctgcctctccgtaactctgcctttcatataaataaataaattgttaaaaaaatttttttattttaaagacagaattagagatcttccatcttctggttcactccccaaatggcctcaacagctggagctgggccatgccaaagataggagcctggaactgcatccaggtctcccacgtgggtggcaggggctcaagtacttaactatcttctattgctttcctaggtccattagcagggagctggaccagaagagaacagtcaggacttgaacagtaCTCAAACGCAGTGCCGGCATTGCACACTATAGCTTAACCTGAGCCACAATTCTGGCTGCCAAAATGAGAATTTTGAGATTTATGAAGGCAGTTGTTAGAAATGTTAATAATGTGTAGTGATATTTTCTACAACTTAGAAGTTGGGTGAATGAGTTTCAGTGCAGGACCATTTGATATCTGGTTTTGACACTAGAACATtacataaaatttgaaatttatttttccccaaagctaaCCCAGAATGGTTTCTGTTTCCTTTCCCCTAGGTAAAGAGGAGTATTTTTGCTTCACCTGAGAGTGTAACTGGCAAAGTTGGAGTAGGAACTTGTGGAATTGCTGATAAACCCATGACACAATATCAAGATACCTCTAAATACAATGTCAGGCATTTGATGCCTCAATAATCAGAAAAACTGTTGGATTTCATCTCTGCAGGGCTTTACATTTACCTTTTTATCCTTATATTTTTCTAAAGGTAAATTATTTGTTAGATGAGTAAGGAAGATACCATTGTCATTGTTTGCTTCATTAGAATGAGACTTGAAGAAATTGCATTTGATAACTGCTATTCGTTTAACTTTTTCATTACTACTACCACAGTTCCCTCAAAGTTTGTTGAATAAAGCAACTTTTCTAGATAAGTGCTGCTAGTACAGCTCTTATATGAATTACTAAGATCTTAATATCAGGCCACCACTAAACTGATGGTACATAATTTTTTTATGAGTCATAACAGAATTTTCATATGCTTTGAACTTGACATATCCTGGCAGTCCTTAGGAGTATCAAGGCAAAATACCAATCTGATAAAGACATTTttcatacatacattttttttaatcttcaactTTAAAACCTGGCTATTGTCCAGTTAAGCCTAAATATGAGTTAATTTATAAGTGACAGTTTAAAGGTTTTTCCTTCAATAAGCTGTTTTCTAAGCCTGTCAGGCCATCTCTAAAACTGAAATCTTTTATGTTCATTCATGGAGACTTCGTTTTATGGGAGAAGCCAAGCATGTTTAGGATGAGCTGCCTTTTGtaaggttttttgtttggttggattttgtttttgttttgttttttgggttacTTTTGTGTGTTGGCTTTTTTTCTTGTTAGTTTTTCACTTGTGGTAGTACCATTTTTTGGATGTGTAATGTTTATATGGGAAAACAAAAAGCTGATGTATAGCCCTGTATACAGTGTAGAtactatttttgtaaaaaattgagGCTAAATTAATGAACAAGAATACTGAATGTTTCATCATTAAAAATTTCGTGTATTTCTTGTGCATTAATCTACCATAATTTCCCTGTATATTATGTTCATGTAGCTGAGTTTGTAATTTTGTTAACTAGATCAagttgccagcatttgttggtGTAAGTGAACATCACAGTTAATCCTGAGTTGAATTTAAACCAAATACATGCATAAAAAAGATCTTCTAACTAATGGAAGATGATTTTTAGGTTGTGCGTTAATTTTAGTTTtgtatgtttaacttttattaaataaagtgtttttaaaatctcCAGGGTGTGTTAACAAAAAGATGAATCAAGCTGCATACACTGGGATAGTGCTAGAGCGTTGTACTTGCTCATAGATTGCTATGGGAAAGAACATTAAGTGTATGACAAAGGTTTCAGTAAATCCTTAAGTATTCCTTCCTTTAGACATAGAAGTTGTGTCCTAAGGGATAAACTAGTCTTATTTTTAAGGGCTTTTGCTGTGAATAGTtttggtggggggtggaattttttatttgatgaatgtTGCTTCTTGGCAAGTTGAAACTTAGGATAGTGATGAGGGGTATTCCATCTCCCTTCCACCTCAATGCCTATCAGATTTTCTTCCTAAACATGTAAGACAGGTACAAATTAAAGTAGAAGAGGGGCTGTGTAAGTcctgaaattttccttttttttttttttttttttttatttgacagagagagaaaggtcttccttacgttggttcaccccccaaatggccgccacggccagcgctgcacctatccgaagccaggagccagctgcttcttccaggtctcccatgcgggtgcaggggcccaagcacttgggccatccttcactgcctgcccgggccacagcagagagctagtccTGAAATTTTCCAGCTACAATGTTAATATTCATCTTGTTACTACTTAAcaagcagttttttttaaaaaatatttatttgaaaggtgagctACAGAGATaactttccattcactgatttactccccaaatggctggccgggccaaagccaggagccacaaactccacctgggactcccacatggatggcaaggacccgaggactcgggccatcatctactgccttcccaagctcatTTGCTGCATcaaaagcagagtggctgggacttgaacctacactCTGGGGATTCCAGTgtcattgcaagcagcagcactGTAACAAACATCTTCAGAGCATACCAATAATCTTTGAAGGATTCTAAGAAAATCCTTTGAATTAAAAAGCTCTGAAGGGCAGGTGTTAAGCCTAgcagttgggacacctgtgttCCACAGAGGAGTGCTTGTtgccaacacccacccctgcaggactcctgattccaacttcctgctgatgcagaccctaggaggcaacagtgacGGCTGAGTGGCTAAGGTCCTTGccactgtgtaggagacctgcattgagttccggtacaggctctggccattggggaatgaatcacaaGATGAGAATATGCTGTCTACCAAACAGAAGAAACCACAAAAGCtgtcaaaagatttttttaaaaaggctcggGTAATTATGAGAACCCAGAAAATGGGTTTTGTTGATTACCTTGTAATATTTCACTTGATGGTTGTATGTAGGACTGTTGTTAACTTGAGCCTTGGCCTCAGTAGgcctttttttgttaatttttttctgggaaacttTGCAGTAGTAGAGAGAAGAAATCAAAGTGGCCACATCATGGCGTTACAGCATGAGATAAGGAGCGGTTGTGGCAAAAGCCTAGACATGGCCCTTGGGGAAATCCCAGTGTGAGGATGATGATGGTCTGTTTAGACCAAAATGAAAGTTAGACTCCTGGAGAGGGAGTACCTGTGCTCGATACTTTGCTGTTATCGACCATTTCAGGGAAAGAACAGTCTTAATTAACACCCCCAAAATTCAGTAACTAAATGTTTAATTTCATAGTAATCAGATAATGAATACCGTTTTAATTAACATGTTGCGATGCCTCAAAGCACGTTGCAAGAGCCAGGACTATAGAACAAGActgttttgaatcctggctccccaTTTATTACCCTGTGAATGATGATACCTCATTGTTCCTCTCCATAGAAGTAATATATGATAAATTGGAGTTTAAGGCTTGATTTAATCTGGGTAAAGAGCTTATTAGTAGAGTATCTGCTGTAGACGTGTCTGTTACCTGTGCAGAGTGGCAGTAGTAAATATCTTGTCTCTTTAACTTGAATAGTAGCAGTTAACATTACAATGTATAATGCTCATTGCTTAGGATTTAGCCCTTAATTAAAACTATTACCAAAATGTTATCAAATTGCCAGTTACAAAATACACTAAGCAAATtctagaagttttaaattttcatactAGGGCATGGTTCTTCACGGGACAGTGGTGCAGGTTAAAAACCACTCCTAATGCTTGTTTAAAAATTGAGGAAGGTCTGGGTCCTATCCCCGATTTATGCAGGCCTAGGTGTGTCTGGTGACAGACATCACAGCTCTGATGAGCATCCTTGACTGAATCATGTTTTTAGGCTGACTATAAAAGGAATTggatttttgaaattcagaaaaattacCTTCACTGGCAGTTTTATTAGGCTAATTATGAAGTCTAGGCATCAAACCAAGATAAAATGTACCAGttaattataattcattttttaaaaaatgcttgttctTGTCACAAATGAAGGAGGTTTGTGTTTCCAGTATTATGTAGTTTTAGAGCTGAATGTGTTTGCCTTGAAAATACCAAGGGAAACCACCAGGTAAAAAACCACTGTGACTTGTGTCTATAGGTTGTAATTTTATAATTACAGTTATACCTTTTATAAAGTCATGCCAAATGTAATTTCAgccaaaaattatatttaaagctTTGATTTGGGATGCTTTTTTTTGCCTTAACTTGGATGTTAATtgaaatagaaaattattaaaaccAACAAGAATTTATATTTGTTACAGTGTTTAGAGGGTTCAATAAATACATGCAGAATTGTATTAAGTATCTGTATTATACTCTGAGGCAATTAGTATAAATGGTAATATACAAGTTTTCAACAGTAAATGTAACCGTTCTTTATATCTAGGATTTTTGAGTTGCAAGTTAAACAGAATTTTTACTGCAGTGGAGAGGAAGAGCATAGCAGACAAAATTACAGGTAATACCATAGTTTAAACAATTATAAACTTGGAGTAATAGAGTCCTTTAGTCCTTTAccctatcattttttaaaaaatatttatctgagttacacagaggagaggcagagaaaggtcctccatccaatggttcactcccacaatggctggggctgcgccgatccgaaaccaggagccaggagcttctccaaggtctcccacatggatgcaggggcccaaggacttgggctatcttttttttttttttttgacagagacagagagaaaggtcttccttccgttggttcactgcccccaccaagtggctgccacggctggagctacaccgatccaaagccaggagcttcctcctggcctcccatgtgagtgcaggggccatcctccactgccttcccaggccacagcagagagctggactggaagaggagcagccgggactagaacccggcgcccatataggacactggtgccgcaagtggaggattaaccaagtgagccatggcaccggcctgacttgggctatcttacactgttttcccaggccatagcagagagctggatgggaagtagagcagccagttctcaaaccggtgcccatatgggatgccaacacttcatcCATGTATGTGTGTAGATAAATTCTTAGGAAACATCTTGAGAGGATCAGAAACCAGTACTATACAAAGGGTattctaaagatttgttttaaaaagaagatggtgttaagatttctgaggtttttcttttttgccttttcagttttatataaaaatataattttgtggcCGTGAGTGAAGTAGATCAGAAATTTCAGTGGGCTTGTGAAGAGTTGATTGCTGAActagttaaaaatataaagtttttggtatttaatttctttcagttttcAGCAATAAAAGCTGGCAGTTTATATCCACTGTGCCGCTGATCAGTTCATTCCAGACTAAAgtcatgggaattttttttttgtgatttatttatttgaaagagttaacagagagggagggagagagatcttccatctgctggttcactccccagacaactGAGTTAgaggtgggtggtgggggagagagacctttcttctggttcattccccaaatgactgcgatagccagggccaggccaggccagagccaggagccacttctgcCCCattgggtggaagggacccaggtatttgggccatatactgctgctctccaggtgcattagcaagaagctggattggaagtgttgtagctgggacacagaccaTATGGGAGCTGTCAtaacaggtggcaacttaactcgctatgccacaatgttggccctaagttatttttttaagagcacAGCTAAAGGAGTGGTAGTTGTACTTAGAAAAGGTTGACATTTTGAAGAGCTACTGAGCTACTTTCTCAAGTTGGGGCCCCAAATCATGGTTGTTATTTTGCTGGCTCATGATTTCCCTTTCTTACAAATTGATGTGCTTTTGTCTTTTTCCCCTTTCAAGCCCTGTACTTACTTTAGCAAGATGCAGTGAATTTCTGACcagagaaacaaagaattcaGGCTTGGAGGAAACTCACTTGACTCCATATCCTGGAAAAACTAGAGTTGAAGCCTGAGATCTGCAGCTAGGCTAGTCTTTAATAGATGGTAATTGTCCAATTGTTCATTGCTCAGAAGTAGCTGGAAGGAGTAAGTATCCCTTTGGTTCTTTTGTTTGGAGTTTTTCTCTCCATAAGCACTATCAGCTGTAGTTGGCCTAGCTTTCAGACTAAGTGTGATGAAGCTCATTTACAAACAACTGCCctcttaaatttatatttttatatacattttagagATACTTTATggcttttgttatatttttacaaTGCTATTGTGTGCCATGGTATGAACATCTAAAATAAATATCCCAGTTACTGCCCTACCAGTCACGATTGTTTAAGCTTTTCCAATGGCAAAGAACTAAGAgcttgaagaaacagaaaaattccaaaattagTTGGTACTATTTTACATGTGGTTCATCCTGTAATAATTTCAGACTAGAGAAAG contains:
- the SMNDC1 gene encoding survival of motor neuron-related-splicing factor 30 isoform X1, encoding MSEDLAKQLASYKAQLQQVEAALSGNGENEDLLKLKKDLQEVIELTKDLLSTQPSETLTSSDSFASTQPTHSWKVGDKCMAIWSEDGQCYEAEIEEIDEENGTAAITFAGYGNAEVTPLLNLKPVEEGRKAKEDSGNKPMSKKEMIAQQREYKKKKALKKAQRIKELEQEREDQKVKWQQFNNRAYSKNKKGQVKRSIFASPESVTGKVGVGTCGIADKPMTQYQDTSKYNVRHLMPQ
- the SMNDC1 gene encoding survival of motor neuron-related-splicing factor 30 isoform X2; amino-acid sequence: MEVIELTKDLLSTQPSETLTSSDSFASTQPTHSWKVGDKCMAIWSEDGQCYEAEIEEIDEENGTAAITFAGYGNAEVTPLLNLKPVEEGRKAKEDSGNKPMSKKEMIAQQREYKKKKALKKAQRIKELEQEREDQKVKWQQFNNRAYSKNKKGQVKRSIFASPESVTGKVGVGTCGIADKPMTQYQDTSKYNVRHLMPQ